The genomic stretch aaataacgGAACACAAACACAGGGTTGTAAGGAACCACAGGACTGGGTGCTATGCCAATTAAGCAGTTTGTCAAGTTCACTGTACTATAAATATTGCGCATTATTCGGAAGGCTACCAGACGATTCCCGTTTCTTTTGAAGACATGCTGATGCAGGTTTCTTTCTGAACAAGCACCAGATTGGTATAACTTTAACAACTGTAGACAGGGTGAATAGGGACTGGTTAATGGGAAGAAAACTGGAtactaaaatgtatgtatgtgtgttacaGTGGTGCCAAGTAGCATAACTACTGTGCTGGAATAGCCACAAGACCACACCCTGCTcccggaggagcccctaccctgctggtttttgttccagcagagctctcatttacttaattgaactcaaACTTAAActaatttccttttaaaattttaaacagtacagaaaataattgtataagGAACATATCTTGataaggaaccaactttgtaTCCGTTACAATATAAAAaatcaaatgtaagcaaattattagttcaattaagtaattgagagctcagttaaCAGTTAAGTTAACAGTTAACCAGCAGCGTAGGGGGTCCTCTATATCAGAGTTTCCCAATCTTGGTGGGGACCCGATGTCCTGTGCGTTTTTGATCAAAGTGCACCCTGAATTCATTAACTGAAACCTAAATTGAACTATTTGAGCAGTGGCTGCTTTACTTGAttcttaaaatgatttaaaattacaaaaagtTGGTGAATCTGGGTGCCTTGTGTACTTTTGTAGTCAACCTGACGTCTCTAATGGTTTGCAATTATTAATAAACTCTGATTAGCCcaattattttttaaggaaTTGAGAGAACAAAAAATAGCAGGATATTGggccccaggaccaggattgagagcCACAACTCTATATCAAGGACGAAAAGTTTGATACGGTTAATAATGATGTTAAACAGGAGATGCATGTATCAATAAAGGAAGAGCAGAGCGCCAGGGACACGGAAAATTAAATCCAGTGCTAATGAGTATTATCATGCTGGTGGGTTAAAAGGGTCTGGAATTACAATATAAATATCGAATGGCAGGTATTGCAGTGGAAGAGTTGATATGTGACAAGGGCTTGGCTTTTAATGTGGTCTCATCGGTGTCCTTGTCTAGAAATTGCTGGGGCTCGATCAAGAGGGCCAACAGAATGAGACGTGACCGGTCAGTTTAATGCGATTACTGGTGCTTGTTGACTGTGTTTCACGATTACAGCGGTTGTTTATTAATGGcagaagataatcccaataaaATGTGTACGTATTCAAGATTAATTTGTTATACAGGTCTCGCCTTTCATGTTGCACATTAAAGTCACTGTAGAAAGAgctcgctcacacacacacacaccacatccTCATAGAGTTGGCAGCGCTCCATGGGactgtacaattatgtttccCTTGGCAAATTCCACTAAATTATGCTGATGTCTGTAGCCGCTTCTAGTTCATTGTCTCCCACCCTGTCGAGCAGAAAGGAGGCTGGCAGAATCAGTGGAGATTTAAAAACGCATTCCATTTCTATTGGAAGTCATGTGTGTCATTTactaaagtattatttatttttgcgaaGAATACCCCATCTAACTAAAGGGTCCCTTACATTGGCATGTGTAGCATGAACAAGCGAAGGAAATAAATGATGCATCTGCTCTGTAGGTGCAGAAAGAGCTGCAGTGTGTCCTGCAAGTCACACTGTGTATCTGGCACCTGGCTTTGCATTTGCTGACTGGCATTTGTGACCACTGACATTCATGTAAACGTGGCATTAAAATAAGTCTTGTCTTTTCTTCCATAAGCCTGCCTTCTGCAGACCGAGACTTGAAAAGCATGTAGACAACCCGAGCCATGTGAAAAGCAGGGCCTGCAGAGGGGACGGGACAGCACCACGAGGGCAGAAAGAAAATGTCTGACAAACTGATGGCCAACAGGCAGTTTACAACAAACAATCTGTAAAGGATCCGAGAGAGGAAAGCAAGATGTAAATTGGGCAGAGAGTGAGATAAGAAGCCTGCTTGTGGTTTATTTAATCGCCAACACCATCCGGTGGCAGACAGGGGAGGGGGGTCTGTGCTGCTTTGCCTTCACTGAACTGAAGGGAGGGACCGGCCGTGTTCAGGAGCTCCTGGCAACAAAGTCCAGGAATAAAACCAAATGCAACGCTTGTGACAGAGAGGAAGATAACAGGGCCcatggaaaagaagaaaaagggaGAGAATAGTCTCTTCCAGGTGGTGGAATGATAAAATGGCTTTGTGGACCCAGTGTGGATACTTGAGTCTTGGTGTGCTTCTCTGGCCATCAGGACGCACTGTTTTTCAGATGCCATGCGACAAAGCTTTATCTTCACACTAGTTAAAGCCTGCCTTTTCTAATGAGGCAGGTGGGGCGTGCTGTTGGGCGTAGTGGAAATGTCACACAACTTTGAGTGAAGTCGACAAAGTACATTCATgttcttttaatatatatagcGCCCTTTGTGGTACTTTTAACATGGTTTTCTGAGTTAACATGGCCCTCGTGTCGTGTCTTGGCCTCAGCCTCTATGGGGGCCAGCTGGTCCAGGGGAGGGACGGTGTGCAGAACGCCGTGTACAGCTCAGAGAGCTCGCCAGTGGTCAAAACAATACACCTGGGCTGACGGAGGGACGGACTGTGCTGTGTTCACAAGGAGTTGGCTTGTATGAGTCGGGCAGTTTTTCAAACAAGGAAAGACTGCGCTTCATGATCTTTTACAACCCCAGACATCAACAACGTCGTTGAGATAAGCGCACTGAGTTGCAGAGTCAAAGGAATGGGTCAAGTCTTGCACTTTTATTTTGTGACATTTGTACTGTAATAacagtaaaatacaattttttacACCAATTTGTGTGCTGGGCTGAGGGATTGTATTACCAAGCTCAATTCCATGTTTTGTttccagccccccccccccccacactatGAATCACAAGAGATGGCTCTGTTCTCCCCACAGCACACTTTGAAATAATATCACCGGGTACGGGGGATCAGTTTCATGATTGAATCGTTCGCTACCATTTCTCTTCTGTTCGCAAACCTCTTTTGAAGTCTTTTCTGGCATTTTTCGACAAATGAGTCCCGCAAAGCATTGCCTCAGGTGTTGAGCACCGACCTTCGTGCCAGGCAGATCAGGATGAGAGGATGAGAAGCTGGCAGATTGAATTAACAGAATCCCAGTGACTCCTCTGTGCAGATCGAATGGGTATGTCTAATTGCCCATTGTGTGCGGATTCCAAGAACGTGTGAAAATAGTTGTTTTCGCTTTAAATTCATGTGTAATTCCTCACCCACAGTAATTACTCCCGATGTGGCAGTTTGTTCATGGCCATTTGAGCAGCTGTTGGCGTCGGCTCTTTTCTTTTTCGGTCTCTTATTCAGTCGTATCTCGTAGTGCGAGCTGCGGACACCACTTCGCAAAGAAAACTCTCTCTCAAGGCTTGAATTTTTAAGAACAGTAAAAATTTGGTTAGTACAAAATGTTTCAGCACATGAAGTGGTATGAAGGTGATGCTAAACCTGATAATTACATCAGGCTTTCCCTACGTCTACTATAGACATGAGATTTCTGGATTTGAAAGATCGCCAGATTATTTGAAAAGGTCTAAAGGGCGGGACTGTGTTTTGGGTGTTCACGGAGATGGGACTAAAATTGTTATGGGCGGCTTACAGTTGCGGTTAAATCCTTGATTTGATTGTGAAATCTGCATTCTTTGGGAACGCTAATTTCTGCATCTGTCTGTTATTCATTGCTGCTATGTAACCTTTTTGACAGCAGGCCAAGAAACCCCACCTCTTCTGTACTTAGTAAAAATGATACTTCATGTGGTAAAGGAAGTATAAAAAGTATTGAGATTGCTGTGCAAACTTCCTCAAATCATTTCTGACACCCCCTCTTCTTTTTATTGCTCTTTGAACATTTTAAAGTAACTCCATACATGTTGCCAATTAAGTGACTTACATTGATCAGTTTATGTACATACCATATTATTTCCTTACTATGTTTGAGCTCTTGAACTGACATAGCCTACACACAGCTTTACAGAAAATGTATCAATTGCCTGTTTTGAAAAGATTTtgtaaaagcaattaaaaaaacatgtattaatcgtgttttgttttttaaagaacttTCAGACCACTCTTCCTTAAGACTGCAGTGTTACTTTATCTTGTTAGCTCATGTATGACTCCTGTTTCACATTTGGTTATATGGCATTTTATAAGAAACTGAAATTGTCTAATAATAAGTTTTGCTGGCTCCTagcatttgatttgtttttcttcccataatgcagtgttttgtaatgtgctgtgctgtgttaatAATTTTTGCGTCTCTACTTCCCTGCCATCTGTTGGTTGCACACGAGTGGTTTCACTTGGCTGAACAAAAGTCATGTGGTCATTTAGTTAATAATAGATATAAAGGAAGCCAACCAAgagaagcagaaaaaaacatttttgatgGTTTTAAATTGAGAGGTTCTATACTGCAcacaataaaactaaaatagaaAAGGGAATTGAACAATAGAAGGAAACTAAAGTACATTTATTAGTTTAAAAGCTACCAGCAGTGCCTTTTAATCCAAGAGCATGCCTTATTTGGTGACCAGTAACTTCAAAATACAGAGATGAGTTGTAATGAAAGCACTGAAATGCAGTCTGATTGTGTTGTGAAGACTTTGTtcacacaaatgtattttttatcaaCTCACTGAAGGTTACAAGCAGCTTGTCTGCAAACCTGTGTTCACTGGTGATGTAGTTCGCTTTCCCATACTGTTGTAATCAGTTGTTTGTGGGTGTTCGTCTGATACTCTGCACTTACAAAGTCCGTTTGCGTTGCGGAAGGCCCCTCGCTGCACCGTTACAATGATAACAACTTCGACGTTAAGCTGCTGCTGCCTGTGAAATTAACTGAAAGCAAAAAACAATATTCACTTAATAGCCTAGAGAAGGGTTCGCTAATTGCATCCATTTCACCTCTGATCTGAAATTCAAATTCTCCCTGATTGGTTCCTCATCTTGTAAAGGTCACACAAACTGCACTCTGGGGAATTTCTTTATCTTGATTGTTATGCAGACCACCCCCAAGTCAAACTGGACATTgcattttatattcatattttctcTGAGATAATAATGCTTAATAAAGCATAATGCTTTTAAACTtaagtcagtttttttttttttggactgTTAGTCCTGTAttggtttttgtttatttgaaattatttggaTAATTGTAGTGTTGGAGGGCAAGACATGACTGTGCTGGAACTTTTTGAGAACACAAGCAATCTTTGTATGAATCcaaattttaacttttttagcTGAAGGCCTGAAGTCAGGAATTAAACGTCGATCGTTTCACAAACAGTAGAGCACTGCAGCACTGAAAGGTAACACCCCTGCTTCTATGTAAATTGGAATACCGGAACGGTTGGCATCAATAAATCCCCCTCACTGCCATGAGAAACACCCAAAGAGGGCGGCAGACAGCTCTGCCACAGTGGCGCTGCGCAAGTCGTTCTTTTGCAACCGTTTTCAGTTGTCTTGCGATTAGAAGTGTAAGGTGTGAACTGCACTACTTTAAATTCATATTAAACCAGCAATTCTCTCTTGGTGGGGTGGGACCAATGCTGGTCTCCTGTAATTACAgtttttctatatttatttatttaacagtatTCCCATGGCCTATGCAGGCAAATGCTTGCTTTGTTAAAACTACCCATCACGGTTATGCAAAACGTAGCCTGGCTGCAATCTGAGCCCTTGCAGAGTTTCTCCGTGCTTTGTGATCAATTCGTTTACGTAAGTTGCGGCTGCTTGCTTTACGAagcacattatatatttttcagacgCTAAGCTTTCACATTACCTGGACCAATGCGTACCCTGGTTTTAAATGGATGTTCAGTGAAGCATGCATCACTCAGAATTGTTACCAAGGTGTGATTTTCAGCAGATGCAGGGTAGAATAAATTATTTTCCTTCTTGTTACTACTGTGgttttcacatttttttcttgttttattttcacaatttaGCAAGTAGGCACTTGTTCAGttgtatggttttgcacagATTTTCTACCAACGTATACGATATTGTATCTGTTGGCTCCTTTTCAATTTTGTTGGTTTTGTGTTGCCCTCTTGGCCCTTTCCAGTTGCTTGTCAGAGCACATTCTTCAAACGGGAATCAAGGCAGGCTCTTGTGatcatcagttacagttttctGGGAATAACCATCGCCTTTCCAGAAGGCTTGGTATTCGGCCCCTTATTCTAAACAGCACTGAGGTTTTAAACCCATAATACTCAAATTTCACTGCAGGAGAGAGTTCAGCTTTAAAGTAAAATGGAAAGTATGTAGAGGGACTTTGTCTTATTCTTAAATCATCATCTTTCTTTTTAGAGATGTCGGTGACCATATGCAAGATGACTTTTGGGGAGAAGATACTGCTGCTACTCCTTTTGACTCCAGTCTTCATTCTTTGTGCTATGGGTAAGTAGAATATTGTTGTATTAATAACACTCCcttcagttatattcatagctGGGTTAAGTGTTGATTCTGCAAAAAACTGTGCAAActtaagaaaatatacaaatcTAAAAATATTATGCTGAATATATGTTGGTACTGTATTAGTAAATTTAATAACATATTGTGAAATGCCCAATGTTGACATTCATTCATACGCTgtaaatatacaccgatcagccataacattatgacaactgacaggtgaagtgaataacactgataatctcgatatcatggcacctgtcagtgggtgggatatattaggcagcaaatcGTGGAGACTTTACATGATGGCCTGAGATGAGTGTTAATGTTCTTACTTTGGAGGGTGAtctgtgccaaaattaagatgaacatgaagatgattattaacatgaagaTGCAGACTGTCCGCTTTTACAATGGTGCCATAGAAACTGGTGGGAAGTCAGAAATTTCCACGCAGAGCGATGGTGGACAGATGTGTCAATGGAAATTAAAACTTAAAGTTTCggtattgtattttgttctttttatttgGGAAAATGTACTCACTCACACGGTATCTATAGATAAAGGGAAGTGTTAAATTAAGTCCtacattactttattttaggctttatatgattgatttattattagttACTGCCTTTTCCTGGACGtctccgttttttttttttttgtatctccaAAAGTGTACATGCATATgtttatgaacatgaagatgaagatgattttatgaagatgattattaacatgaacatgaagatgattatgtgcattggattagccaataaacgcactggctaccgcccactagctctgattgacagtcactttgaaaaagaaatacaagagacgctacgaaatttaaaagcgcactgagaaatgtaaatagcaaagagaaaaacgggaaataaatacacgttgaaaataatgaattaataaaaaagttaaaataaatgaatgaataaatgttgaaataaatataaaggcctaaatgtccatgtatttatttattttctctgtattttttaaattttagtaTGGGCAATCCTCCATACTCTGAAACCGTTTAACTccatgaaattaaatacatttagcctacctatatctgtatatgtgtatgtgttctatagctccacaatacattgtataaatcctaaaataaatgcaatagagTAAAATGTAGGACTTAATTTAACACCTCCCTTTATCTATAGATACCATTTGAGTGAGTACATTTTCCCAAATAAAAacgaacaaaatacaatatggaaACTATTAAGTTTTAACTTCCATTGACACATCTGTCCACCATcgctctgtgtgaaaatgtctgaCTTCCGACCAGTTTCTATGGCACCAtcttcatgttaataatcatgttCGTCTTAATTTttgcactgatcaccctccatagctTACGCTGGGGAGAACTCATCTAATGTCACATCTTTCGTTGACCATTTATACTCTGTGTTCCAACCTACTCTTGTTGCTCATAGTCTTGCTTTTGTTCCCTTACAGCTGGGATTACCGGTGGGAGGATTTACCCCGAGTCGCCGGTGCTGGAACTGAACACACAATTCACGGCCATTTGTGTCATGTCGAAACCTTTCATGGACCTCTCCAAGGCCACGGCTGATGATGTCTTCTGGAAGTTCAGAACGCACAAAGCGCCACGGGAGCTCTACACCAAGATCAATAGCTCGGCAGTCAGCATAACCGTCAACGTCACCAGGCAGCTGGAGAGCCCTCTCACCTGTAACGTTTTTGAATGGAGTCAGGTGCCGCAGAACGTTTATGGGATTTTCTTTACGGTGGGATGTAAGTATTCTGTGTTTCAGGCAGTGCATTTCCTGCTGTGCGCTGCTGCTTGTGTTTCCGTGTGGAGAGTCATTACTCTTTATCGTGTGCGGAGAATTTAGGATGATATTCCAGTTTTGCTGACTTCACAAGATGAAGATAATAATTATGAAGTCGCAATAATGCTGGATTCGCCAAATTGTCACCATGACATGTCTTAGACTTTGACTGTTGTCTTCTGGAGGCAGTTAGAGCTGTGGTCCGTCAGGCTCAGGAGATACGCTAGGGTTCAGTCCTCAGGTATTACTGCTACACCACCTctgcaatgtgtttttctttcttttctgtcaATTTTGATTTGCTGTATACAGTTGTAAATGAAGATATGCAGATGGGTGAcacatttaaaggaaaaaaacaacataaagtgtctcaggaAGGAGGTAAGGAGAGAAAGGGGAATCTATTTTAAGAGGGTCTGAATAGTTTAGTTTGAAATGCTCTCCTATCCGGTACAATTTCCACTTCTACCTACCCAGCTATGgacgggtgacaaatttaaaggaaaagacaacaaagtgtctcagtgaggtgttgggcaccacaagccccagcttcaatgctcttggcacagtttctacgagtctctggactctactggagggatggacaccattcttccaaaagatattccctcatttggggttttgatgatggtggtggagagcgctgtctaacacgtcggtccagaatctcccataggtgttcaattgggttgagatctggtgactgcaaaggccatagcatatgagtcacatcattttcatactcatcacaccattcagtgaccctcatgccctgtggatgggggcattgtcatcctggaagagacactcccatcaggatagtaatgtgtcaccataggataaaggtgatcactcagaatcacTCTGTCATGATGTGCAGtaacccttccctctaaggggacaagtggacccaaaccatgccaggaaaatgccccccacagcataacagagcctccggaccccctcactgtaggggtccagcagtcaggcctgtcccgttctcttggtgtcccacacatgcactcgcccacttgtccagaacacgagccagttgagcgtctgtatgacccctctttcaaagtcactgagatcctttcctcttgccatcttgatccaaaatccaggtcagctgggcctgctcagcatttgtatacatgcacagagcatgatgggatgttaattgcttaattgtatcatgcagtgcacctgtttggaggaatctgcattcattatgttcctccactcatttattcaggttttgcCTTTAACTTGTCACTTGTCTGTACTTACTGCTTAATTAAAACTTCCTTAAAATATGCTAATGCACGAGAACATGCAAATAAGAATTCACAGCCATTTtttgaggggggtggggggggggttcgcCTCACATGATCTGCAGCTCACCTGACATATTGCCTTCGGTATGCATGGAGACGGAAGGACTCGCAAAACACAGACCGAGAAGGACAACGGGAAGCATTATTTACTGAAATGATTTCTTGTGGTCCCATTTATCACAGTCATTCAGATTGCAGCAGCTGAAGTGTGCAACAGGAGGAAAGTTTAGCCATTAGTGCTCTGTATAATCCTGTCCACGTAATGCCCTGCAGATGGTGACTTATTATTGAGGTGGCTGCTGAACACCGATGAATCCTGTCTGTGTAATGCTTTCGGCTATAGCGCCTGGAAATCCTAGTAATGCGATTGAGTTTCGAGCACCGCTCTGTGGGAGTGTCCCAACTTGTCTCTTCCCTATGGAAACCTTCCTTCATATGTTGTAAATTGCCCCCTCTGCTTAATGAGGTCCACAGTTTTCTCTTTTAGATGGAGAAGTGGTCTGAGAACCACTGTCCTAGTGGGTTGAAGGCTGGGCTCAGTTCCTGTAGTGTTCACTGACCATGAAGTTAAATCAATCTTAAAACTTCCTTTCCTCTCCTTTCTGTTTTCAGACCCTCCCGAGACTCCTCGGAATATTACCTGTATGGTCCACCAGGTGAATTACAAGAGTCTGTCGCGGTCCATGCAGTGCTCCTGGGACCCTGGGAGCAGAGACCCCATACTGAACACCAGCTACAGCCTGTGTGCTACACAGTATGCATCTCCTCTTATACATTGTATGCACGTATGCTGGGCAGCAATGAGAGACTGCAAATGAAGTGTCTGTGGAAGCCTCTCTAGATCTGACACGCATGTTCAATGTGAATTTTTTGTTCCCATAGACATGAGTTTGTGACGTTGAGGCACCCATCTCAGAACAACACCGGCGAGCTGTCCTTCAAAGTCATGCCGGTTTTTGTTGTAGTGGTTGTGTGGGTAGAAGCCCAGAACCAGCTGGGGATAGCCGTGTCCGAAAAAATAACGCTGGATCCAGTAGAGATTGGTATGTTGAAAATGGCTGTGGGTGACACATGTACACGATAAAGATTTCACTGTTATTAACTAAAAAACTCAGTGTATGAACAACACCCCTCTGCTACAGCAAATAAACCCTGGAGCACACAGTCACAATATTGTCAGATCGCTGTGAGAGACCGTTTGGGACTGGGCCTGAACGGTTTGTTACTGCCAGTCGTACAAAACTGAATATTTCCCCATCTTTGTAGTGAAAACATTCCCACCCAAGGAGCCTGAGGTGATTTCTGAGGCGATGTTTCCGAGATCGCTGCTGGTCAAGTGGAAGCACCCAATCGATCCCTATATTATCGAGCTGGAGTACCACATCCGATACTGCGCCGCGGCCTCGGCGGTCTGGTCTGAGGCAAGAGGAGCTGCTTATTCTtttctgttgtttatttattttaacctcaTGTTCCCCCTCTGTCTGTACCCTTTAGATTTCATCTCAATGAACGGAGTAAACTCGATGTGAAACCTGTGTCTCTTACTGTGTTTGGCATTTCTGTTGCAGGTCCCTGAGTCTGACACGGACAGCTCCATCGAGTCCTTCAGACAGCAGGGCCTGACACCTTTCACCGAGTATGTCTTTCAAGTGaggtgcaaaaataaaaatatagaccATGGGTACTGGAGCGACTGGAGCCACAACGTCACCGGCAAGACACCAGAAGACAGTAAGGGAGATTTGACCTCTTTAACATGCTTTCTGGCCGGGGTTCTCATTTCCCAGTTTGAGGTTGTGAGCAGTGTGATGAGGATCTGAGCATTGTGGTTCAGTTGAGATGTCGATTTTGTGCTTTGATGAGGGTTAGGAGGGAACTCCACTGCAATGTGATAAACTGCTTATTCCAGTGTTGACAATTAAGAGCAATAGGGAAGGCTGAGGTTTATGGGTCTTTTTCTAGTAGTTTATTTCTTCATTGTTCAAGTCCTGCCTTTGCTTTTTCacctcccacccccacccccacccccacccccactcccaGATCCCACGGACAAGCCAGATCTGTGGCGAGAGATCCAGCAAAGTGCCGACTCGGAGGAGACACTGGTCCGGCTGTTGTGGAAGGTAAAGGCTCGGACAGAGAACGTCCTCCTTTCTTGGGTTGGGAACCGTGCGCATAAACGTTAGACCAGATCAAGAATATTCcaatgtgaaatgtatagatGTGGCTTCGTAAGCAAGACCACTCGCTATAAagaagataagaacataagacagtgtccaatcgagaggaggccattcgccccatcgtgctcgtttggtgtccattaatatctaagtgatcaaggatcctatccagtctgtttttgaatgttcccaaattgtctcttcagccacatcgctggggagtttgttcagattgtgatgcctctcggtgtgaagaagtgtctcctgttttctgtcttgaatgccttgaagcccaatttccatttgtgtccccgggtgcgtgtgtccctgctgatctggaaaagctcctctggtttgatgtggtcgatgcctttcatgattttgaagacttggatcaagtccccacgtagtctcctctgttccagggtgaaaaggttcaggtcctcagtctctcagtaggactttcccttcagacctggaataagtctggttgctctcctctgaactgcctctagagcagcgatatctttcttgaagtgtggagcccagaactgtccacagtatccagatgagctctaactagtgcattgtacagtctgaacatcactgcccttgttctcaattgtTCTGAATTTCTCTTAATTTGCCCCCCACGTGTATCCTCTCATTGCAGGAGCCTCGTTCCGCTAATGGAAATATACTGAGATATGAAGTAAAATGGAAGCAACTGAACGCAGAAGAAAACAATGTCACTGTTGTCAACGACACGAGCGTGGTCATTGCACTGCGCAGCCACCGGGACTACAGTGTCGGCGTGACAGCGTTCAACTCGAAGGGGCCGTCGCCCACAGCATCCCTGATCATCCCCAAGATAAAGAACGGTGTGTATAATTCGATTTTTGTATATCTTGGTCTTTTTTGTATAACTATTATCCATGAATACATCTTAAGAAATTAGTTTGtggaataaaatatttgtttaagatTGAAGGATGCTTgctccttttaaaaacaaataaacaaatgtgttttgaacagctttttttttttaattgtccaAATCATATAAACATGTAAATACTGTTTACTGACAGAAATAAGGGTTTTTACCGGACACACAATTTTAGTTTCTAGGCTGCagtgcttgttttatttatgggtTGTAAGTGGGTCTCGCTGACACTCCTCCCGATTGTGCAGAGCACTCGCTGGGGGTGCAGCTCCACTGGTCCCTCAGAGAGAAGAAGGTGTGGGTCGGGTGGACGCCGCCGCGACGGACGGTAAAGGAGTACGTGATTGAGCGCAAGTCCCTGATCGATGGGGCCGTGGACTGGCAGCGTGAACCGAACAACAGCACCGGATCCTTTATAAAGGGTGAGCAGGGGCGCCACGATCTCGCACAGCCCACGATGTGCCACTCGGGGCTCCGGCTCACGCGGGG from Amia ocellicauda isolate fAmiCal2 chromosome 8, fAmiCal2.hap1, whole genome shotgun sequence encodes the following:
- the il6st gene encoding interleukin-6 receptor subunit beta codes for the protein MSVTICKMTFGEKILLLLLLTPVFILCAMAGITGGRIYPESPVLELNTQFTAICVMSKPFMDLSKATADDVFWKFRTHKAPRELYTKINSSAVSITVNVTRQLESPLTCNVFEWSQVPQNVYGIFFTVGYPPETPRNITCMVHQVNYKSLSRSMQCSWDPGSRDPILNTSYSLCATQHEFVTLRHPSQNNTGELSFKVMPVFVVVVVWVEAQNQLGIAVSEKITLDPVEIVKTFPPKEPEVISEAMFPRSLLVKWKHPIDPYIIELEYHIRYCAAASAVWSEVPESDTDSSIESFRQQGLTPFTEYVFQVRCKNKNIDHGYWSDWSHNVTGKTPEDNPTDKPDLWREIQQSADSEETLVRLLWKEPRSANGNILRYEVKWKQLNAEENNVTVVNDTSVVIALRSHRDYSVGVTAFNSKGPSPTASLIIPKIKNEHSLGVQLHWSLREKKVWVGWTPPRRTVKEYVIERKSLIDGAVDWQREPNNSTGSFIKDLEKFKPYLISVYPVSGGRPGTHSSVEVYLEQGRPSVGPTVSARKMGKNDAELEWKTIPVEKRNGFITNYTIIYKADGGVEKVIPVGPDTHMYTLRSLSSNTVYTVHIMAFTEAGATNGTSYSFPTKKYAPGEIEAMVVPICIGFLFLTVLIVLFCINKKDMIKKHIWPQVPDPSNSTIADWSPDSPTVPDPPKDPKACQEGSWMDVSVVEIDSYDKKSMGEDDKASLLLKKGKYLSEEHSSGIGGSSCMSSPRQSVSDSDEGDSGQTTSSTVQYSTVVASAYKGQVPAPPVFTRSESTQPLLDSEERPEEPPHLYSNLRSRDGDRRPYFKRDQTADGTQPVGLNQIEIVGQNSGSLAFCPAEEGNLLDLLTEDAPPRARETPELTRGDRNVAKSYMPQQNGYRPQ